One window of Flavobacterium dauae genomic DNA carries:
- a CDS encoding ABC transporter substrate-binding protein gives MKYQVGYLFLFTSVLFLVSCAKKESAFTDNDVFRYNESANIQTLDPAFARNMAIIWPCMQLFNGLVQLDDSLNVKPDIAKKWIISADGLRYEFTLRNDVYFHKHKNFGKDSTRLVTAYDFEYSFNRVLSEDLASPGTWVFQHVNSYKAVNDSVFKINLKNSFPAFLSLLSMKYASVVPKEITEDKSIDFRSNPIGTGPFQFKIWEENVKLVLRKNPNYYEKDSSGKRLPYLESIAITFLPDKQSGFMQFIQGKIDMISGLDPSYKDELLQPNGKLQEKYQNKIKMLTGPYLNTEYLGFNMNDPLMGDIRIRKALNYGFDRTKLVAYLRNGMGNGKVNGMIPDGLAGFQPAKDPLYNPTKAKELINQVKKNRKLPIEITLSTNNTYLDIAEYLQREWEKLGIKVKIDVMPPSTLRQAIATNKLSFFRGSWIADYPDAENYLSLFYSNNFTPNGPNYTHFKNATYDNLYQQALNTVDDDKRTKLYQQMDAITAQQVPVIILFYDKVARFTQNNIHNLQPNAMNGLNLKYVKKY, from the coding sequence ATGAAATATCAAGTTGGTTACCTGTTTTTATTTACAAGTGTTTTATTTTTAGTTAGTTGTGCTAAAAAAGAAAGTGCTTTTACTGATAACGATGTGTTTAGATACAACGAAAGTGCAAACATTCAAACGTTAGACCCGGCTTTTGCACGGAATATGGCTATTATTTGGCCTTGTATGCAGTTGTTTAACGGTTTGGTTCAGCTTGATGATTCGCTGAATGTTAAACCCGATATTGCGAAAAAATGGATTATTTCTGCTGATGGTTTGCGGTATGAATTTACGCTTAGGAATGATGTATATTTTCACAAACATAAAAATTTTGGTAAGGATAGTACCAGATTAGTTACTGCCTACGATTTTGAATACAGTTTTAACCGAGTTTTGAGCGAAGATTTAGCATCGCCCGGAACATGGGTTTTTCAGCATGTAAACAGTTATAAAGCGGTGAACGATTCGGTTTTTAAGATCAATTTAAAAAATTCGTTTCCTGCTTTTTTAAGTCTGCTTTCTATGAAATACGCGTCGGTTGTGCCTAAAGAAATTACCGAAGATAAATCGATTGATTTTCGATCGAATCCTATAGGAACCGGACCTTTTCAGTTTAAAATTTGGGAAGAAAATGTAAAATTGGTTTTAAGAAAAAATCCGAATTATTACGAAAAAGATTCATCTGGAAAAAGATTGCCCTATTTAGAAAGTATCGCCATTACGTTTTTGCCCGATAAGCAAAGTGGTTTTATGCAGTTTATTCAAGGAAAAATTGATATGATTTCTGGATTAGATCCTTCGTATAAAGATGAATTATTGCAACCTAATGGAAAACTTCAAGAGAAATATCAAAACAAAATAAAAATGCTTACCGGCCCGTATTTAAATACCGAATATTTGGGTTTTAATATGAACGATCCGTTAATGGGTGATATTCGCATTCGCAAAGCATTGAATTATGGTTTTGATCGAACAAAATTGGTTGCTTATTTGCGTAACGGTATGGGAAATGGAAAGGTTAATGGAATGATTCCCGACGGTTTAGCAGGGTTTCAACCGGCAAAAGATCCATTGTATAACCCAACAAAGGCTAAAGAGCTAATTAATCAGGTCAAAAAAAACAGAAAATTACCAATCGAAATTACCTTAAGTACCAATAATACGTATTTGGATATAGCCGAATATTTGCAGCGTGAATGGGAAAAATTGGGCATTAAAGTTAAAATTGATGTAATGCCGCCAAGTACACTCCGCCAGGCAATCGCTACCAATAAACTATCGTTTTTCAGAGGAAGTTGGATTGCCGATTATCCCGATGCAGAGAATTACCTGTCGTTATTTTACAGCAATAATTTTACACCAAACGGACCAAATTACACACATTTTAAAAATGCTACTTATGATAATTTATACCAGCAGGCATTAAATACTGTTGATGATGATAAACGTACCAAATTATATCAGCAAATGGATGCCATTACCGCACAACAAGTTCCGGTAATTATTTTGTTTTACGATAAAGTGGCACGTTTTACACAAAATAATATACACAATTTACAGCCAAATGCTATGAACGGCTTAAATTTAAAGTACGTAAAAAAATACTAA
- the pheT gene encoding phenylalanine--tRNA ligase subunit beta, translating into MQISYNWLKQFIKLDIAPEETAEILTNLGLEVEGINAYESLKGGLKGVVVGHVISCEQHPNADKLRITKVDLGNGEPPVQIVCGAPNVAAGQKVPVATIGTVLTDKEGNDFVIKKGKIRGEESFGMICAEDELGLGEGHDGIMILDDKFKPGTPAAEVFEVYTDTVFEIGLTPNRADAMSHWGVARDLRAGLIQNRPQNTYSELITPSVSKFKVEKRTLKYDVSVEDSKLAPHYAGVTISGIEVKPSPAWLQNALKAIGITPKNNIVDATNYVLHELGQPLHAFDASRIKGTKIIVKNAVAGTKFTTLDAVERTLHEDDIVICDEYQPLCLAGVLGGANSGVNENTTSIFLESAYFNPVSIRKTAKRHSISTDASFRFERGIDPNITTYALKHAAILITEISGGEITSDITELYPKKFEDFSVFLNYSTVHKILGEPIPQETIKKILVSLDIKVTNITDKGLGLSIPPYRVDVQREIDVIEEILRVYGFNNIKVGSKINATIAYGSKTDDHKVQNIVADQLISQGFYETMSNSLTTTAYSDLITDINKNQQVGILNPLSQDLAVMRQTLLFGGLESIAYNINRKNADLKLFEFGNTYAKTLTGYEEYKHLALFATGNNNGVNWNIQTTAVDFFAFKGYIDAILVRLGLKSLNTKPNESDILSEGISYYLGERKIVSFGTVRKVVVKHFDIKQEVFYADFNWNNILNVVSSKIKFTEISKYPVVKRDLALLIKNDVSFADVYKIVKQVDKNLISDVSLFDVYQGDKLPEGTKSYAISMKLQDKDKTLTDTQIDKIMSKIQNQLQTEVGAELR; encoded by the coding sequence ATGCAAATATCATACAACTGGTTAAAACAGTTTATCAAATTAGATATCGCTCCGGAAGAAACAGCCGAAATTTTAACGAATTTAGGATTAGAAGTAGAAGGTATCAACGCTTACGAAAGTTTAAAAGGTGGGTTAAAAGGCGTTGTTGTTGGTCATGTAATTTCGTGCGAACAACACCCAAATGCAGACAAACTTCGTATTACAAAAGTTGATTTAGGCAATGGCGAACCGCCTGTACAAATTGTTTGTGGCGCACCAAACGTGGCTGCTGGGCAAAAAGTACCTGTTGCAACTATTGGCACCGTTTTGACTGATAAAGAAGGTAATGATTTTGTTATTAAAAAGGGTAAAATTCGTGGCGAAGAAAGTTTCGGAATGATTTGTGCCGAAGACGAATTAGGTTTAGGCGAAGGTCATGACGGAATTATGATTTTAGATGATAAATTTAAACCAGGAACGCCGGCTGCCGAAGTTTTTGAAGTATACACCGATACCGTTTTTGAAATTGGTTTAACGCCAAACCGTGCCGACGCTATGAGTCATTGGGGGGTTGCACGTGATTTACGTGCAGGTTTAATTCAAAACCGCCCACAAAATACTTATTCTGAATTAATCACACCAAGCGTTAGTAAATTCAAGGTTGAAAAACGTACTTTGAAGTATGATGTTTCTGTTGAAGATTCAAAGTTAGCACCTCATTATGCCGGAGTAACCATTTCGGGTATCGAAGTAAAACCATCGCCTGCCTGGTTACAAAATGCTTTAAAAGCTATTGGAATTACTCCAAAAAACAACATTGTTGATGCAACAAATTATGTGTTGCACGAGCTGGGGCAGCCATTACACGCTTTTGATGCATCGCGTATTAAAGGAACTAAAATCATTGTAAAAAATGCTGTTGCCGGCACAAAATTCACAACCTTAGACGCTGTTGAACGTACTTTACACGAAGACGATATTGTTATTTGTGACGAATACCAACCGTTGTGTTTAGCCGGAGTTTTAGGTGGTGCTAACAGCGGAGTTAACGAGAATACCACTTCTATATTTTTAGAAAGTGCTTATTTTAATCCGGTAAGTATCCGTAAAACAGCGAAACGCCATAGCATTTCAACCGATGCTTCTTTCCGTTTTGAAAGAGGTATCGATCCAAATATTACCACTTACGCATTAAAACACGCTGCTATTTTAATTACCGAAATTTCCGGCGGTGAAATCACTTCTGATATTACCGAATTGTATCCTAAAAAATTTGAAGACTTTTCTGTGTTTTTAAATTACAGCACCGTTCATAAAATTTTAGGGGAACCCATTCCGCAGGAAACTATCAAGAAAATCTTAGTTTCGTTAGACATTAAAGTTACCAATATTACCGATAAAGGTTTAGGATTGTCTATTCCGCCTTACCGTGTTGATGTTCAACGCGAAATTGATGTTATCGAAGAAATCTTACGTGTTTACGGCTTTAACAACATAAAAGTTGGATCTAAAATTAACGCAACCATTGCTTACGGATCTAAAACCGACGATCATAAAGTTCAAAACATTGTAGCAGATCAATTGATAAGTCAAGGTTTTTACGAAACAATGTCTAATTCGTTAACAACCACAGCTTATTCTGACTTAATTACCGATATCAATAAAAATCAGCAAGTTGGTATTTTAAATCCATTAAGTCAAGACTTAGCCGTTATGCGCCAAACGTTGCTTTTTGGCGGCTTAGAATCAATCGCTTACAACATCAATCGTAAAAATGCTGATTTAAAACTTTTTGAATTCGGAAATACGTATGCCAAAACCTTAACAGGTTACGAAGAATATAAACATTTGGCTTTGTTTGCAACCGGTAACAATAACGGCGTAAACTGGAATATCCAAACCACTGCTGTTGATTTCTTTGCTTTTAAAGGATATATTGATGCCATTTTGGTACGTTTAGGTTTAAAATCGTTAAACACCAAACCAAATGAAAGTGACATTTTATCGGAAGGAATTAGTTATTATTTAGGTGAACGCAAGATCGTTTCGTTTGGAACGGTAAGAAAAGTAGTTGTAAAACATTTTGATATTAAACAAGAAGTTTTTTATGCCGATTTTAACTGGAATAATATATTAAATGTAGTTTCGAGCAAAATTAAATTTACCGAAATTTCTAAATACCCTGTGGTAAAACGAGATTTGGCATTGTTAATTAAAAACGACGTTTCGTTTGCCGATGTTTACAAAATTGTAAAACAGGTTGATAAAAACTTGATTTCCGACGTTTCTTTATTTGATGTTTACCAAGGCGATAAATTACCAGAAGGTACCAAATCATACGCTATTAGTATGAAACTTCAGGATAAAGACAAAACCTTAACCGATACACAAATAGATAAAATAATGAGTAAAATTCAAAACCAATTACAAACAGAAGTTGGTGCCGAATTAAGATAA
- a CDS encoding thiol-disulfide oxidoreductase DCC family protein: protein MIDKIPPNKQLILFDGVCNFCDETIQKVIKADKNNVFVFASLQSNFGKEIIKYIGVNVSVDSIILYNPGVAYYTESDAALEISKQLSGFYPLLQIGKIIPKSLRNSVYRYVAKNRYKWYGKKDECMIPSAEVRSKFLS from the coding sequence ATAATCGATAAAATACCACCAAATAAACAGTTGATTCTTTTTGACGGCGTTTGTAATTTTTGCGATGAAACCATTCAAAAAGTAATTAAAGCAGATAAAAACAATGTGTTTGTTTTTGCATCGTTACAGTCAAATTTTGGTAAAGAAATCATTAAATATATCGGCGTAAATGTGTCGGTAGATTCTATTATTCTATATAATCCGGGTGTGGCATATTACACCGAAAGCGATGCTGCTTTAGAAATTTCAAAACAGTTAAGCGGTTTTTATCCGTTGTTACAAATTGGCAAAATAATTCCCAAAAGTTTACGTAATTCGGTGTATCGTTATGTTGCTAAAAACAGGTATAAATGGTACGGTAAAAAAGACGAATGTATGATACCGTCTGCCGAAGTCCGCTCAAAATTTTTATCATAA
- a CDS encoding endonuclease MutS2 has protein sequence MKLIAKKTLQDLEFSTILEQISDLCTTEIGKEHALLIEPIADKNQLMEELKQTSEYVSSFSNQNAIPSHYFDPINYELKMLRIEDSFLEASSFKKIASLVSTTNELITFLKKFHEYYSALYNATTITQPNKIILQNIEQVLDKYGEIKDTASVDLKAIRQNIQIVRGKINQSFGFALQQYNSAGYLDDIKESIVENRRVLAVLAMHRKKVKGSVLGQSKTGSIIYMEPENTFKFSRELSNLEYEEREEIMRILRVLTNSIRPFHEELIVFQNLLAHIDIIAAKAKHAEKINGILPTISTEKRLFFREAFHPILLLNNRIKNKQTYPQTIELTNNERIIVISGPNAGGKSITLKTIGLLQLMLQSGMLIPVHERSETFLFDRILTDIGDNQSIENQLSTYSYRLKNMNYFLKKCNDKTLFLIDEFGTGSDPELGGALAEVFLEEFYDREAFGIITTHYTNLKILANELPHATNANMMFDEKSLEPMYKLSLGQAGSSFTFEVAQKNGIPYGLINRAKKKIETDKVRFDKTIANLQKERSRLEKTSENLKEEEKRAREESNKMNNINTKIQDKLERYQELYDANQRLIYLGQRFDDLSEKYFNNKDKKTLIGELLKTVEIENSKRKKITVKEKKVKEQEVLQLKVDVEQKLEKIREEKKEKKVKEQQQQQANKTNFELKVGDRVRMIDGKSVGTIDTIEKNKATVNYGFFTSKVALDQLEMVERKK, from the coding sequence ATGAAATTGATTGCAAAAAAAACGCTACAAGATCTAGAATTCAGCACCATATTAGAACAAATAAGCGATTTATGTACCACCGAAATTGGTAAAGAACACGCATTGCTTATTGAACCTATCGCCGATAAAAATCAGTTGATGGAAGAATTAAAACAAACGTCGGAATACGTATCTTCTTTCAGCAATCAAAACGCAATACCTTCGCATTATTTTGATCCGATAAATTACGAATTGAAAATGTTGCGTATCGAAGACAGTTTTTTAGAAGCATCAAGCTTTAAAAAAATTGCTTCTTTGGTTTCAACCACCAATGAATTAATTACTTTTTTAAAGAAATTTCACGAATATTATAGTGCATTATACAACGCTACAACTATTACGCAGCCTAATAAAATAATTCTGCAAAATATTGAGCAGGTTTTAGATAAATACGGCGAAATTAAAGACACTGCTTCGGTTGATTTAAAAGCAATTAGACAAAATATTCAGATTGTTCGTGGAAAGATAAATCAAAGTTTTGGTTTTGCGTTACAACAATATAATTCGGCAGGATATTTAGACGATATTAAAGAATCTATTGTAGAAAATCGCAGGGTTTTAGCGGTTTTGGCAATGCACCGTAAAAAGGTAAAAGGTTCAGTTTTGGGTCAGTCTAAAACGGGAAGTATTATTTATATGGAACCCGAAAATACGTTTAAGTTTTCTAGAGAATTAAGTAATTTAGAATACGAAGAACGCGAAGAAATTATGCGAATTTTACGTGTTTTAACCAATAGTATTCGTCCGTTTCATGAAGAACTGATTGTTTTCCAGAATCTTTTGGCACATATTGATATTATTGCTGCAAAAGCAAAACACGCCGAAAAAATAAACGGAATACTACCAACAATTTCAACAGAAAAAAGATTGTTTTTTCGTGAAGCTTTTCACCCAATTTTGTTGTTAAACAATCGCATTAAAAACAAACAAACGTATCCGCAAACCATAGAATTAACGAATAATGAGCGTATTATTGTTATTTCGGGACCCAATGCCGGCGGAAAATCAATAACTTTAAAAACAATTGGTTTGTTGCAATTAATGTTGCAAAGTGGTATGTTAATTCCGGTACACGAACGCAGTGAAACGTTTTTGTTCGATAGAATTTTAACCGACATTGGCGATAATCAATCTATTGAAAATCAATTAAGTACTTATAGTTATCGATTAAAAAATATGAATTACTTTCTTAAGAAATGTAACGATAAAACCTTGTTTTTAATTGATGAATTTGGTACTGGATCTGATCCGGAATTAGGTGGAGCTTTGGCTGAAGTTTTTCTGGAAGAATTTTACGATCGTGAGGCTTTTGGTATCATTACCACGCATTATACCAACTTGAAAATTCTGGCAAACGAACTGCCACACGCAACAAATGCCAACATGATGTTCGATGAAAAATCGTTAGAACCTATGTATAAATTGAGTTTAGGGCAAGCAGGAAGTTCGTTTACGTTTGAAGTTGCACAGAAAAACGGAATTCCGTACGGTTTGATCAATCGAGCGAAAAAGAAAATTGAAACAGATAAAGTCCGTTTTGATAAAACAATCGCCAATCTTCAAAAAGAACGTTCTCGATTAGAAAAAACTTCGGAAAATTTAAAAGAAGAAGAAAAACGTGCCCGTGAAGAAAGCAATAAAATGAATAACATCAACACAAAAATTCAGGATAAATTAGAACGTTATCAGGAATTGTACGATGCGAACCAGCGATTGATTTATTTAGGACAACGATTTGATGATCTTTCTGAAAAATATTTCAACAATAAAGACAAAAAAACGCTTATTGGCGAATTGCTAAAAACGGTCGAAATTGAAAATTCTAAACGAAAGAAAATTACTGTAAAAGAGAAAAAGGTAAAAGAACAAGAAGTTTTACAGTTAAAGGTTGATGTAGAACAAAAACTGGAAAAAATTCGAGAAGAAAAGAAAGAGAAAAAAGTTAAAGAACAACAGCAACAACAGGCAAATAAAACAAATTTCGAGTTAAAAGTCGGCGATCGTGTTCGTATGATCGATGGAAAATCGGTTGGAACAATTGATACAATCGAAAAAAATAAAGCAACAGTAAATTACGGTTTTTTTACATCGAAAGTTGCTTTGGATCAATTAGAAATGGTCGAACGAAAAAAATAA
- the ung gene encoding uracil-DNA glycosylase, whose product MSSWKEFIALESSKDYYQKLKQIVDADYEKETIYPPKESIFNAFKYCPLDKVKVVILGQDPYHGQGQAHGLSFSVNKGIGLPPSLRNIYRELQTDVNFSNPGHGDLTEWAKQGVLLLNDVLTVKAGQAGSHQKLGWELFTENVISFLSNEKNGLVFMLWGNHAFKKGKNIDRSKHLVLTSGHPSPMSANQGKWFGNRHFSQANNYLIQHGKTPVNWQLI is encoded by the coding sequence ATGAGCAGCTGGAAAGAATTTATCGCCTTGGAATCATCAAAAGATTATTATCAGAAATTGAAACAAATCGTTGATGCTGATTATGAAAAGGAAACTATTTATCCGCCGAAAGAATCTATTTTCAACGCATTTAAATATTGTCCGTTAGATAAAGTCAAGGTGGTTATTTTGGGTCAGGATCCTTATCACGGACAAGGTCAGGCACATGGATTGAGTTTTTCTGTTAATAAAGGGATTGGATTACCACCATCTTTACGAAATATTTACAGAGAACTGCAAACCGATGTTAATTTTTCAAATCCTGGTCATGGCGATTTAACCGAATGGGCAAAACAGGGTGTTTTATTGTTGAATGATGTTTTAACCGTTAAAGCTGGGCAAGCCGGAAGCCATCAAAAATTGGGTTGGGAACTGTTTACAGAAAATGTGATTAGTTTTTTATCGAATGAAAAAAATGGTTTGGTTTTTATGTTGTGGGGAAATCACGCATTTAAAAAAGGAAAAAACATCGACAGATCGAAACATTTGGTTTTAACAAGCGGACATCCGTCTCCAATGAGTGCCAATCAAGGCAAATGGTTTGGAAACAGACATTTTTCGCAAGCAAATAATTATTTAATTCAACACGGAAAAACGCCTGTAAACTGGCAATTGATTTAA
- the aroC gene encoding chorismate synthase gives MAGNSFGKNFVLTTFGESHGVAIGGIIDRCPSNVMLDLEAIQLELDRRKPGQSKLVTQRKEADEVVFLSGIFEGKTLGTPIAFQINNTNSKSDDYDLLKDAYRPSHADFVYQQKYKHRDYRGGGRSSARETAARVVGGAIAKQIIQPVEITAYVSSVGTISVKKKYTELDLSLIETNDVRCPDVEIAQQMEQLILETKKKGDTVGGVITCVIKNVPIGLGEPVFDRLEANLAKAMLSINACKGFSFGSGFEGTKMFGSQHNDYFNEDGSTKTNFSGGIQGGISNGMDIYFDVAFKPVATLLQPQEMLTSQGTLEIIKGKGRHDACVLPRAVPIVEAMTALVIADFMV, from the coding sequence ATGGCAGGCAATTCTTTCGGAAAAAACTTTGTATTAACTACTTTTGGCGAATCACACGGAGTAGCAATTGGCGGAATCATTGATAGATGTCCGTCTAATGTGATGTTAGATTTAGAAGCAATTCAATTAGAATTAGATCGAAGAAAACCCGGACAATCGAAATTGGTAACTCAACGAAAAGAAGCCGATGAAGTTGTTTTTCTTTCTGGTATTTTTGAAGGCAAAACGTTAGGAACTCCCATTGCATTTCAAATTAACAATACCAATTCAAAATCGGACGATTATGATTTACTGAAAGATGCTTATCGTCCAAGTCACGCCGATTTTGTGTATCAGCAAAAATACAAACACCGAGATTACAGAGGAGGAGGAAGGAGTTCTGCCAGAGAAACTGCTGCTAGAGTTGTTGGCGGTGCAATTGCAAAGCAAATTATTCAACCAGTTGAAATTACAGCCTATGTATCTTCTGTAGGAACTATTTCTGTTAAAAAAAAATATACCGAACTTGATTTATCGTTAATCGAAACTAATGATGTTCGCTGTCCCGATGTTGAAATTGCACAACAAATGGAACAACTAATTTTAGAAACCAAGAAAAAAGGCGATACGGTTGGCGGAGTTATAACCTGTGTTATTAAAAATGTTCCGATTGGTTTAGGCGAACCTGTTTTTGATCGGTTAGAAGCTAATTTGGCAAAAGCAATGTTGTCTATTAATGCCTGTAAAGGTTTTAGTTTCGGCAGTGGTTTTGAAGGAACGAAAATGTTTGGATCGCAACATAACGACTATTTTAATGAAGACGGATCTACCAAAACAAATTTTTCAGGCGGAATTCAAGGTGGAATAAGCAATGGTATGGATATTTATTTTGATGTTGCTTTTAAACCAGTCGCTACGTTGCTGCAACCGCAAGAAATGTTAACTAGCCAAGGCACCTTAGAAATTATTAAAGGTAAAGGCAGACACGATGCTTGCGTACTTCCACGTGCCGTTCCAATTGTTGAAGCTATGACTGCTTTGGTAATTGCCGATTTTATGGTTTAA
- a CDS encoding thiamine diphosphokinase, whose amino-acid sequence MSSHHIVRDDQEPALIIANGEACSMELLNELLEWNPLIIVLDSAITRVLELGIKVDVLIGDFDRDFDYEYYKNLQYPIEIVKLAEQDSYDIDKAINYLIDRKIPAANIVWATGKRMDHTFTNITNLIKYQEVIKLVIIDDYSKIFPLQKNFVKWYPKETILSLIPVGTVDGISTKNLKYELQNDSLVLGFKPGSSNEVLTDGLVEISYKNGYLLLMECSD is encoded by the coding sequence ATGTCATCACACCACATTGTACGCGACGATCAGGAACCTGCTTTAATAATTGCCAACGGCGAAGCTTGTTCTATGGAATTATTGAACGAATTGTTGGAATGGAATCCGCTGATAATTGTATTAGACAGTGCCATTACCCGCGTGTTGGAATTAGGAATTAAAGTTGATGTTTTAATTGGTGATTTTGACCGCGATTTTGATTACGAATACTACAAGAATTTACAGTATCCGATTGAAATTGTGAAGTTAGCCGAACAGGATTCGTATGATATTGACAAGGCTATTAATTATTTGATTGACAGAAAAATACCCGCAGCAAATATTGTTTGGGCAACCGGCAAAAGAATGGATCATACCTTTACAAACATAACCAATCTTATTAAATATCAAGAAGTTATAAAATTAGTAATAATCGATGATTATTCTAAAATTTTTCCTTTACAGAAGAATTTTGTAAAATGGTATCCAAAAGAAACTATTTTATCATTGATTCCTGTTGGAACGGTTGACGGAATTTCGACAAAAAACCTGAAATACGAACTGCAAAACGATTCGTTAGTTTTAGGATTTAAACCTGGAAGCAGCAATGAGGTTTTAACCGACGGTTTGGTTGAAATATCTTACAAAAACGGTTATTTACTTTTAATGGAATGTAGTGATTAA
- a CDS encoding rhodanese-like domain-containing protein codes for MDLQQEQWWSDFQNDENAVLLDVRTEDEVSEGAIPGAVHHDFYQGQDFLNALENLDKSKNYYVYCRSGNRSGQTCLLMNQLGFENTFNLVGGMNEWEGPTV; via the coding sequence ATGGATTTACAACAGGAGCAATGGTGGAGTGATTTTCAGAACGATGAAAACGCTGTTTTATTAGACGTTCGTACAGAAGATGAAGTAAGTGAAGGGGCAATCCCCGGAGCTGTTCATCACGATTTCTATCAGGGACAGGATTTTTTAAATGCTTTAGAAAATTTAGATAAATCGAAAAACTATTATGTGTATTGCCGTTCTGGAAACCGCAGTGGACAAACGTGTTTATTAATGAACCAATTGGGTTTTGAAAACACTTTTAACTTGGTTGGCGGAATGAACGAATGGGAAGGACCAACAGTTTAA
- a CDS encoding DedA family protein → MELIDFILHIDQHLQVFLQDYGVWFYAILFLIIFVETGLVVMPFLPGDSLLFATGMLAAQFPESLNVWLVLILLFIAAVLGDTVNYSIGKQIGMRIINFKILGKQPVTIEHINKTHSFYEKYGSKTIVIARFVPIVRTLAPFVAGIGRMNYATFLTYNFVGGFIWVFGITLAGYFLGNIPLIKDNFSKVVLLIILVSVLPIIYSVIKEKLSNKNKTLS, encoded by the coding sequence ATGGAATTAATCGATTTTATATTACACATTGACCAACATTTGCAGGTTTTTCTGCAAGATTACGGTGTTTGGTTTTATGCTATTTTGTTTTTAATTATTTTTGTTGAAACAGGCTTGGTTGTAATGCCCTTTTTACCGGGCGATTCGCTGTTATTTGCAACCGGAATGTTAGCGGCACAATTCCCCGAAAGTTTAAATGTTTGGTTGGTACTAATTTTATTGTTTATTGCGGCTGTTTTAGGCGATACCGTCAATTATTCTATTGGTAAACAAATTGGAATGCGCATCATCAATTTTAAAATATTGGGCAAACAACCCGTTACAATAGAACATATTAATAAAACACATTCTTTTTACGAAAAATACGGAAGCAAAACCATAGTTATAGCTCGGTTTGTACCCATTGTAAGAACATTAGCACCTTTTGTAGCCGGTATTGGCAGAATGAATTACGCTACCTTTTTAACCTATAATTTTGTTGGCGGATTTATCTGGGTTTTTGGTATTACTTTGGCAGGATATTTTTTAGGAAATATTCCATTGATAAAAGACAATTTCTCAAAAGTAGTACTGCTGATTATTTTGGTATCGGTTCTTCCAATTATTTATTCGGTTATTAAAGAAAAATTAAGTAATAAAAACAAAACGCTTTCGTAA